Proteins from a genomic interval of Neodiprion lecontei isolate iyNeoLeco1 chromosome 2, iyNeoLeco1.1, whole genome shotgun sequence:
- the LOC107220250 gene encoding uncharacterized protein LOC107220250: MSKRDSPDIETMPAYLKAIQAIAGCTSGEKQRTINTTARKMAGYEDCESSSEDPGVSDPDFPKPLKPLVEVEVAKLLRSYEGIINALKSDDIVVVARVIRATWFFEGSNSKVINAAYFTTKVFPHISLYARLKTIKNLGIHLKNTAVAAEFFSAVAEQYGISQAVPLLGACKEKFAWKMITEKNIVLPYKAVERFYRKHPDLVIKYLKLSYPTDKTTRVFHKINIQDYKNFLPEIANKHLDDFIEIYNTHELLLNVKLGKKASRKFIRKRLKLLVEQPNRYLRLLPLKIVSQKLSDDDFANMFKNTFPPEIEDFRYSDVSSVLEYYEPEENKATLILNTFKTVYGKDLLTCKSLITCDLLKILPAVDRVRLARMKLEDDTEWYLDNTEKSWRCYLPTLEALGMIKSELAKTSDPGKRLELLYQLIYTCKANDDKPAFYGVLNYIFDKHKNDQKFVFYKCIKNFTQWFDLEKLHVQHWQVLDKYIQLVEFHQNCFTIRQVPAILKVLQSALYYCVINYRPVDNYLRFLIDLKMKSYYQDWNMFEEYPELERLFLDQMIKNIPKQYPFDSEIWNESTANIVYCLATALWNHNKRIKKSRGRMKKFSIKDYPWIFEKIKDFVLTEKNRDDLYSRERILLLVRKNEFDLYNEWICDLPNFWTFNMKITCDMLHTQYHRVLRYWRECLNNAEKSDLRKKWLSIFIKRCQWYQTLPIFIFRKSLKRYPNPTKSDVSIATLALLSDGETFTEIFEPYVPSDDKIDMDDPKAKSNYAMVRAITLNIQKVNPPVSLDFIGKFCVGDYLQAAIRSLVSVCHHVPIVRVMPFAKMLTERRVSVMKHGVRLMYLVAPLDEIFTYLTELWINQTHSSIRAVVFDKIFNVFCNQPDSRTWSMFTLCLKNLTATDDDEVFKRLTKLSQVPNQYINEYITTVLKTMESMEEKGKIPMVYVNLACDLISNIDSAATNILSEDYSQSLIVKHLFVFDYNSVIFNVGQRFAIDSYLLATNRYNEARFKFFGNFFREIVKEHWDKSHPKCFKFYPVNFMVSRFFSNFLNKPIDEYDVRIFESMLQIFNSALKPYQDATTYLNLVFSIEFRRSTTSVDFGTRIAEKISTLIEIFTPEYIVPLSKQLSFFLSSRNFNKNESTEEIILNIIEVLVQRGQVHCTLIATHLLSDNKWKKHNDRLQAVIDDLRKSSHPGILVILHESLVKFDYSDCLEH, from the coding sequence ATGAGCAAGCGTGATAGTCCAGACATAGAAACAATGCCAGCCTATCTGAAGGCCATTCAGGCTATCGCGGGTTGCACTTCCGGCGAAAAACAACGGACAATCAATACCACTGCAAGGAAAATGGCGGGATACGAGGACTGCGAATCTTCCTCAGAGGATCCTGGAGTATCGGATCCAGATTTTCCGAAGCCGTTGAAGCCGCTGGTTGAAGTCGAGGTTGCGAAGCTTCTGCGATCTTACGAGGGGATAATCAATGCCTTGAAAAGCGACGACATCGTCGTCGTGGCTCGAGTCATTCGAGCCACCTGGTTTTTCGAAGGATCCAACAGCAAAGTCATAAACGCGGCCTACTTCACAACGAAAGTCTTTCCACACATATCGCTCTACGCTCGCTTGaagacaataaaaaatttgggaATTCATTTGAAGAATACTGCGGTAGCAGCGGAATTTTTCTCAGCCGTGGCCGAACAGTATGGCATTAGTCAGGCCGTCCCGCTACTCGGAGCTTGCAAGGAAAAGTTCGCGTGGAAAATGATAACCGAGAAGAATATTGTGCTACCGTATAAGGCTGTAGAGAGGTTTTACCGAAAGCATCCGGACCTAGTGATAAAGTACTTGAAACTAAGCTATCCGACCGATAAAACCACGAGGGTCTTTCACAAGATCAATATTCAAgactataaaaatttcttacccGAAATTGCGAACAAACATCTCGACGATTTTATCGAGATTTACAATACGCATGAATTATTGCTGAATGTAAAACTTGGCAAGAAGGCGTCTCGCAAATTCATTAGAAAGCGGTTGAAATTGCTCGTCGAACAGCCAAATCGATACTTGAGACTACTCCCCCTGAAAATAGTCAGTCAGAAATTGTCCGATGATGATTTTGCAAACATGTTCAAAAACACGTTTCCTCcggaaatcgaagatttccgCTACAGTGACGTCAGCTCCGTTCTTGAATATTACGAACCGGAAGAAAACAAGGCGACTCTGATTCTCAATACCTTTAAAACCGTGTACGGAAAAGATTTACTCACCTGCAAGTCGTTAATCACATGCGATCTCCTAAAAATCCTGCCTGCGGTAGACAGAGTCCGTCTGGCAAGAATGAAGCTCGAGGACGACACGGAATGGTATCTTGACAATACCGAAAAGTCTTGGAGATGTTACCTACCCACGCTCGAAGCACTCGGTATGATAAAAAGTGAATTAGCCAAGACTTCGGATCCCGGTAAACGTCTTGAACTGTTGTATCAACTAATTTACACTTGCAAGGCTAACGACGACAAGCCAGCATTTTACGGTGTGTTGAATTACATATTTGATAAACACAAGAATGATCAAAAGTTCGTCTTCTACAAGTGTATAAAGAATTTTACACAGTGGTTTGATTTAGAAAAGCTCCACGTGCAGCATTGGCAAGTGTTGGATAAATATATCCAGCTAGTAGAGTTCCACCAAAATTGTTTCACAATCAGACAAGTTCCTGCCATACTAAAAGTTCTACAGTCGGCTCTTTATTACTGTGTGATAAATTACCGTCCCGTGGACAATTACCTACGATTTTTAATTGACTTAAAAATGAAGTCGTACTATCAAGATTGGAATATGTTCGAGGAGTATCCTGAATTGGAGAGGCTTTTTTTGGAccaaatgataaaaaatataccgaaGCAATATCCATTCGACAGTGAAATTTGGAACGAATCAACTGCCAACATCGTTTATTGCCTCGCAACCGCACTCTGGAATCATAACAAACGTATCAAGAAATCGAGgggaagaatgaaaaaattttccatcaaagATTATCCgtggatttttgaaaaaattaaagatttCGTGTTGACTGAAAAGAACCGTGATGATCTTTATTCAAGGGAGCGTATTCTGttattggtcagaaaaaacGAATTCGATTTGTATAACGAGTGGATTTGCGATCTCCCTAATTTCTGGACCTTCAATATGAAGATCACTTGTGACATGCTACACACACAATATCATCGAGTCTTACGATACTGGCGTGAGTGTTTAAATAATGCAGAAAAATCAGATTTACGTAAAAAGTggttatcaatttttataaaaagatGTCAATGGTACCAAACCTTACCCATATTCATCTTTAGAAAATCTCTGAAAAGATACCCTAATCCAACAAAATCCGATGTATCGATAGCGACCTTGGCGTTACTGTCCGATGGTGAAACTTTCACGGAAATATTTGAACCTTACGTACCTAGCGATGATAAAATTGACATGGATGACCCCAAAGCAAAATCTAACTACGCAATGGTTAGGGCCATCACCTTAAACATACAGAAGGTAAATCCGCCGGTCTCCCTagattttattggaaaattctGCGTGGGAGATTATCTACAAGCAGCGATACGATCACTAGTAAGCGTATGCCATCATGTACCAATCGTCAGAGTAATGCCATTCGCAAAGATGTTGACGGAACGTCGAGTCTCGGTGATGAAACACGGGGTCAGACTGATGTACTTGGTCGCACCTCTTGACGAAATATTCACCTACCTTACCGAGCTGTGGATCAACCAAACTCATTCCTCGATCAGAGCGGTGGTAttcgacaaaattttcaacgtcttCTGCAATCAGCCAGATTCTCGTACCTGGAGTATGTTTACGCTGTGCTTGAAAAACTTGACCGCaaccgacgacgacgaagttTTCAAAAGGCTTACAAAATTGTCTCAAGTGCCTAATCAGTATATTAACGAATACATTACTACGGTTCTCAAAACAATGGAATCGATGGAAGAGAAGGGCAAGATTCCGATGGTATACGTAAATCTAGCGTGCGATTTGATTAGTAATATAGATTCTGCCGCTACTAATATTCTTTCTGAGGACTATTCCCAGAGTTTGATAGTAAaacatttgtttgtttttgattataattCAGTTATTTTTAATGTCGGTCAAAGATTTGCTATAGACAGTTATCTTCTTGCGACGAATAGATATAATGAGGCGAGGTTTAAATTCTTTGGAAATTTCTTTCGGGAAATCGTAAAAGAGCATTGGGACAAATCACATCctaaatgtttcaaattctACCCAGTGAACTTTATGGTTTCCAGATTTTTCAGCAATTTTCTTAATAAACCAATCGATGAATATGATGTAAGAATCTTTGAGAGcatgttgcaaatttttaactCTGCTCTGAAACCGTATCAAGATGCTACTACTTACTTGAATCTTGTTTTTTCGATCGAGTTCAGGAGGTCAACGACCTCGGTAGACTTTGGTACTAGGATAGCGGAGAAGATTTCAACACTTATCGAGATTTTTACTCCTGAATACATTGTTCCTTTATCGAAacaattgtcattttttttatcgtcacgcaatttcaacaaaaatgaGAGCACTGAAGAAATCATACTGAATATCATCGAAGTGCTTGTCCAGAGAGGGCAGGTTCACTGTACTCTTATTGCTACACATTTGTTATCCGACAATAAATGGAAAAAGCACAATGACCGTCTCCAGGCCGTTATAGATGACTTACGAAAATCCAGTCACCCCGGTATCTTGGTAATCCTACACGAATCTTTGGTCAAATTCGATTATTCCGACTGCCTTGAGCACTGA